The stretch of DNA ATTTATCCTGTCAATTATTATAGACGTATTTATTAATTTTGGTTACAATTGTTGTGTTATTTTTTTATAAAATAAATAGTTGTCGGAAATATTTTTGACTTTTGTAACAGACCATTGTAACCGGAAGATAATTCCTGCGTCTATAATTATTAGAATGAAGACAGGTGACGATATCATTTATATTGAACGCACGCTGGCCGGAGATACCGCCGCTTTTTCCGTATTAGTGGACAGGTATCAGGCTTTGGTCTATTCTTTGGTCATTAAGATTTTACGTCATCGTGAAGATGCAGAAGATTTCACACAGAATATTTTTGTGAAAGCATTTTTGTCTTTAGATAAGTTCCGTAATGAGTCCTGTTTTTCGACATGGTTATGCCGAATTGCCTATAATACAGCCATATCACAAATGCGCAGGGTAAAACCGGTAACCATTGAAATAAACGAAGAAATAACGGAAGACACATATCCGGAACACGTAGATGATCTTCGGGAAATCCGGTTGCAAAAATTACAGCAATCAATGGCTCTTTTATCATCTGATGATGCAATTTTAATATCTTTGTATTACCAGCA from Bacteroidales bacterium encodes:
- a CDS encoding sigma-70 family RNA polymerase sigma factor, with translation MKTGDDIIYIERTLAGDTAAFSVLVDRYQALVYSLVIKILRHREDAEDFTQNIFVKAFLSLDKFRNESCFSTWLCRIAYNTAISQMRRVKPVTIEINEEITEDTYPEHVDDLREIRLQKLQQSMALLSSDDAILISLYYQHGKSMDEIAEITGMSTSNAKVRIHRIRQKLYHEIKKIEQDECTT